A stretch of the Thermofilum adornatum genome encodes the following:
- a CDS encoding molybdenum cofactor biosynthesis protein MoaE codes for MAQKGFIRVGFVEKIEPAQLLGDFLGSLGREAGAVTIFTGRIKGNMEGKKVNSLVYEAAEPYSTQSLEKIAREELEKNGLLGIMIYHKKGEAFPGEPVLFIAVASVSRKEAVNGLYTVLERVKHEAYVWKLEKREDGDYWIIGDSKRVPRKER; via the coding sequence ATGGCACAGAAAGGCTTCATTCGGGTGGGGTTCGTCGAAAAAATTGAGCCAGCCCAGCTACTCGGCGATTTTCTAGGTTCACTGGGCAGAGAGGCTGGAGCAGTAACGATATTTACAGGGCGCATCAAGGGCAATATGGAGGGTAAAAAGGTCAACAGCCTTGTATATGAAGCCGCCGAGCCATACTCCACTCAGAGCCTAGAAAAAATAGCCCGCGAGGAGCTCGAAAAGAACGGCCTCCTCGGGATAATGATTTACCACAAGAAGGGCGAAGCGTTCCCAGGCGAGCCCGTTCTCTTTATAGCTGTAGCCTCTGTGTCGAGAAAAGAAGCCGTGAATGGGCTATACACGGTGCTTGAACGGGTTAAGCATGAGGCATACGTCTGGAAGCTCGAAAAGAGGGAGGACGGCGACTACTGGATAATTGGGGACTCGAAAAGGGTTCCCAGGAAAGAAAGATAG
- a CDS encoding MoaD/ThiS family protein, protein MPLKLYVKYVSVVRDQVGKDQEVIVLDKEKATLRELLQLLYEKYRMEESPVEELLVLVNGKRLDPDEYLPDESQIIIAPPVSGG, encoded by the coding sequence ATGCCCCTGAAGCTATACGTAAAATATGTCTCGGTCGTCAGGGACCAAGTAGGCAAGGACCAAGAAGTGATTGTCCTAGATAAAGAGAAGGCTACACTCAGAGAGCTTCTACAGCTCCTGTACGAGAAGTATCGCATGGAAGAATCCCCCGTCGAAGAGCTCCTGGTGCTCGTAAACGGTAAACGCCTAGACCCCGACGAGTACCTTCCAGACGAAAGCCAAATAATTATAGCGCCCCCAGTATCTGGTGGATAA
- a CDS encoding M20 family metallopeptidase produces the protein MPLDIVQALSELVKIPSEVYYVENKLVRKHYREAADAVARIAESNGLKVERIDLEGGEIPTLIITLPNPPKSKPSVAFVSHYDVVPAKGPWKIDGEEIDPYTPIVRDGKLYGRGAADDKSGIVASIAGLVDLKESGAELAYNPVVIVTGDEEVGGTGIRRLLESGARWDHVVIVDSGSEYVSVGASGVVEGWIKVKGRSGHAGYPHTASNAAENLVRVLGDLMEFKAVRGSKISRFPSPPGSPVPYVWGRFTINIVKLPPSEPEKHNRIPGEAWAGFDMRLLPEEDLEEAIRGLLSTISSIAMKHGVTLETTILGKQKGWYSKNQAFVQKVVTAASKARGGNIGIAAELGGNDGSFFDEYGMDVIAFGTIREGTNIHSEGEFVYLEDIEFFRKFMVEFLKA, from the coding sequence ATGCCTTTAGACATTGTCCAGGCGCTAAGTGAGCTTGTAAAAATCCCCTCAGAGGTCTACTACGTAGAGAACAAGTTGGTCAGGAAGCATTACCGCGAGGCCGCGGACGCTGTTGCCCGCATAGCCGAGTCGAACGGTTTAAAGGTTGAGAGAATAGACCTGGAGGGAGGAGAAATACCAACACTGATAATTACCCTCCCTAATCCTCCAAAGAGCAAGCCCTCTGTAGCCTTTGTTTCCCACTACGACGTTGTGCCGGCAAAGGGGCCCTGGAAGATAGACGGCGAAGAGATCGACCCATACACGCCCATAGTCAGAGATGGAAAGCTGTACGGCCGGGGCGCGGCAGACGACAAGTCCGGCATCGTCGCGTCGATCGCTGGGCTTGTGGATCTAAAAGAGTCGGGCGCGGAGCTCGCATACAACCCCGTAGTCATCGTTACGGGCGACGAGGAGGTTGGAGGGACAGGTATCAGGAGGCTCCTCGAGAGTGGTGCTAGATGGGATCACGTGGTCATAGTGGATTCGGGCTCAGAGTACGTCTCTGTAGGCGCGTCCGGCGTCGTGGAGGGATGGATAAAGGTCAAAGGAAGGTCTGGACACGCGGGCTACCCGCACACAGCGAGCAACGCGGCCGAGAACCTGGTAAGGGTACTCGGAGACCTCATGGAGTTCAAGGCTGTCCGCGGCTCGAAGATTTCTAGGTTTCCGTCTCCTCCTGGAAGCCCAGTGCCGTATGTCTGGGGGAGGTTCACAATTAATATTGTGAAGCTTCCGCCCTCTGAGCCAGAGAAGCACAACCGTATACCGGGAGAGGCGTGGGCCGGCTTCGACATGAGGCTTTTGCCGGAGGAGGACCTGGAAGAGGCTATACGCGGGCTCCTCAGCACGATTTCCTCTATAGCCATGAAGCATGGAGTAACACTTGAGACAACGATCCTCGGGAAACAAAAAGGCTGGTACTCGAAAAACCAGGCCTTCGTGCAGAAAGTCGTCACTGCGGCCAGCAAGGCTAGAGGAGGCAATATCGGGATAGCGGCAGAGCTGGGCGGAAACGACGGCTCCTTCTTCGACGAGTACGGAATGGACGTGATTGCTTTTGGAACAATACGTGAAGGGACAAACATCCACAGTGAGGGCGAATTCGTGTATCTAGAAGACATAGAGTTCTTCCGAAAGTTCATGGTGGAATTCCTAAAGGCGTAG
- a CDS encoding ribose-phosphate diphosphokinase, producing MTVYSLEASNGIAAQVARHLGDELVFLEKKTFPDGEVYVRVPSKPRGVAILVSSMYPSQEKRFLELLFSVEALSAYAEGSIIAVVPYLAFARQDKRFLEGEPISVKAVLKSLEALGLSGLVTVDLHQPRVLGEYLSVPSINVLPAEEIAGYFKGKVSNPLVLAPDMGALERAKSVAEHLGAEFDYLVKERDRVTGEVKIYPKSLEVAGKDVIIVDDIISTGGTMALAAKNVLGSGAKSVKAVCTHAVMVQGALDKLYYAGIEEVVATDTVPSPVSKVSVAPSVARGLKELLEQMV from the coding sequence ATGACGGTATATTCTCTGGAAGCATCGAACGGGATTGCTGCCCAGGTGGCTAGACATCTTGGAGATGAACTCGTGTTCTTGGAGAAGAAGACTTTTCCCGACGGCGAGGTCTATGTGAGGGTTCCCTCGAAGCCTAGGGGCGTAGCCATACTTGTCTCATCAATGTATCCTAGCCAAGAGAAAAGGTTCTTAGAGCTGTTATTCTCGGTGGAGGCCCTCTCTGCATACGCGGAGGGCAGTATAATTGCTGTTGTGCCGTATCTGGCATTCGCTAGGCAGGATAAGCGTTTCCTGGAAGGGGAGCCGATAAGTGTCAAGGCTGTCTTGAAGTCGCTGGAGGCTCTCGGGCTGTCCGGCCTTGTCACTGTCGACCTCCACCAGCCCCGTGTGCTAGGCGAATACCTCAGCGTCCCGTCTATAAACGTCTTGCCAGCCGAAGAGATTGCAGGCTACTTCAAGGGGAAAGTCTCTAATCCACTTGTCTTGGCCCCGGACATGGGCGCATTGGAGCGTGCAAAGAGTGTTGCAGAGCACCTGGGCGCGGAGTTCGACTACCTAGTGAAGGAGAGGGACAGAGTCACAGGCGAAGTGAAGATTTATCCGAAGAGCCTAGAGGTAGCTGGCAAGGACGTAATCATTGTTGACGACATTATAAGTACGGGTGGAACCATGGCCTTGGCCGCGAAAAACGTGCTGGGCTCGGGAGCAAAAAGCGTGAAGGCCGTCTGCACCCACGCGGTCATGGTTCAGGGGGCGCTCGACAAGCTGTACTACGCGGGCATAGAGGAAGTGGTAGCCACAGACACTGTTCCATCGCCCGTCTCGAAGGTCTCTGTCGCGCCTTCCGTGGCGAGGGGCCTCAAGGAACTGCTTGAACAGATGGTGTAG
- the hypF gene encoding carbamoyltransferase HypF, translated as MQALRVRVAGIVQGVGFRPHVYRLAVRHGLKGYVLNLGGSEVEIWVEGDPKQIEDFLYDLKNKTPRSAEIEEIHIQAEAPKGYKDFIILKSGTTITKLSMIPPDFGICEECLREVLDPSSRWYRYPFHSCAWCGPRFTVIEKIPYDRENTSMRDFPLCEECQKEYRDPNNLRRFHIQGISCPKCGPKVFLVDPTGKQLEAEDPIREAARLINEGYIVAVKGIGGFHLACLATEDSVLEKLRRHKKRPTKPFALMALSLEVAEKIAEVDDSARELLTSPARPIVILPRKPGAVSELVAPNLKTVGVMLPYTALHYLLLMDTRDKFLVMTSGNESGEPIIKDNDEALRKLGKVADYFLMHNRRIVNRADDSVVRFTDGEPVMIRRSRGYAPRWIILPRSIKSPAIATGAFLMNTGSVAVEKYVIPTQHIGDLENLETLEFLREALSFLIKTYGIKECDAIVVTDKHPAYPSRLVAEEIASKCSNNLVEVQHHVAHVSAVMLETASTEEYGIAIDGVGYGDDGQIWGGEVLYVGQGYERLGHLDYLPMPGGDMATVYPARILIGTLTRALGEEEALKIFQSNGLQRYLPGGLSEARLAARQTSGSPMSSSAGRFLDAVSTALGVSWKRNYEGEPAITLEEYSYGGNIISDSLLDAEGDTVKTYDFLLKLLQGELRHSPRDLAYTVQFLLGKRLAEIAREKGAKKILVSGGAAVNTPIVKGIRAIFGKENTILPKKLPPGDNSISAGQIYYAYLQGYI; from the coding sequence ATGCAGGCTTTACGTGTAAGGGTTGCCGGGATTGTCCAAGGCGTGGGTTTCCGGCCCCACGTCTACAGGCTAGCTGTAAGACACGGCCTAAAGGGCTATGTCCTAAACCTGGGCGGGAGCGAGGTAGAGATATGGGTAGAGGGAGACCCTAAACAGATAGAAGACTTCCTATACGACCTGAAGAACAAGACGCCCCGCTCGGCAGAGATAGAAGAGATCCACATTCAAGCCGAAGCCCCAAAAGGCTACAAGGACTTCATCATACTCAAAAGCGGCACAACAATCACGAAGCTTTCAATGATCCCGCCAGACTTCGGAATATGTGAAGAATGCTTGAGAGAAGTCCTCGACCCGTCCTCCAGGTGGTACAGGTACCCATTCCATAGCTGTGCATGGTGTGGACCCAGATTCACAGTGATCGAGAAGATCCCCTACGACCGAGAAAACACCTCGATGAGAGACTTCCCACTCTGCGAAGAGTGCCAAAAAGAATACAGAGACCCCAACAATCTGCGTAGGTTCCACATACAGGGAATATCGTGCCCCAAGTGCGGCCCCAAGGTTTTCCTAGTCGACCCCACTGGAAAACAGCTAGAAGCCGAAGACCCGATACGTGAAGCGGCAAGGCTAATAAACGAGGGCTACATCGTAGCTGTAAAGGGGATAGGCGGCTTCCACCTGGCCTGCCTAGCCACAGAAGACAGCGTACTAGAGAAGCTACGCAGACACAAAAAGCGCCCGACAAAGCCCTTTGCATTGATGGCCCTAAGCCTAGAAGTCGCCGAGAAAATAGCGGAAGTAGACGACAGTGCACGAGAACTCCTGACAAGCCCAGCCAGGCCCATCGTGATACTCCCAAGAAAGCCCGGGGCGGTTTCCGAGCTTGTAGCCCCAAACCTAAAGACCGTCGGGGTCATGCTTCCCTACACTGCCCTACACTATCTCCTCCTCATGGATACAAGAGACAAGTTCCTAGTCATGACCAGCGGAAACGAGAGCGGAGAACCCATAATCAAGGACAACGACGAGGCGCTAAGAAAGCTCGGAAAGGTGGCAGACTATTTCCTGATGCATAACAGGAGGATAGTCAACAGGGCAGACGACAGCGTAGTCAGATTTACAGACGGCGAGCCAGTAATGATAAGGAGAAGCCGTGGATACGCGCCTCGCTGGATCATTCTTCCAAGAAGCATCAAGAGCCCCGCCATAGCTACTGGCGCATTCCTAATGAATACAGGCAGCGTAGCCGTAGAAAAATACGTTATCCCCACACAGCACATAGGAGACCTCGAAAACCTGGAGACCCTCGAGTTCCTGAGGGAAGCCTTGAGCTTCCTCATCAAGACATACGGCATAAAAGAGTGCGACGCCATAGTCGTGACAGACAAACACCCAGCCTACCCCTCGAGGCTCGTAGCCGAAGAAATAGCGTCAAAATGCTCCAACAACCTGGTCGAAGTCCAGCACCACGTGGCCCACGTCTCGGCGGTCATGCTTGAAACAGCCTCCACAGAGGAGTACGGCATCGCAATAGACGGCGTCGGGTACGGAGACGACGGCCAGATATGGGGAGGAGAAGTACTATACGTCGGCCAGGGATACGAAAGGCTCGGACACCTAGACTACCTACCAATGCCCGGAGGAGACATGGCTACAGTCTACCCAGCAAGGATACTCATTGGAACCCTAACACGGGCACTTGGAGAAGAAGAAGCACTAAAAATATTCCAGTCCAACGGGCTACAAAGATACCTCCCAGGAGGGCTAAGCGAGGCCCGGCTCGCCGCCAGGCAGACAAGCGGCTCGCCAATGTCAAGCAGTGCGGGTCGCTTCCTCGACGCAGTCTCAACAGCGCTAGGCGTATCCTGGAAAAGAAACTACGAGGGGGAGCCAGCAATAACACTAGAAGAATACAGCTATGGGGGAAACATCATATCAGACAGCCTCCTAGATGCCGAGGGAGACACAGTCAAGACATACGATTTCCTCCTGAAACTGCTACAAGGCGAGCTCAGACACAGCCCACGTGACCTGGCCTACACAGTCCAGTTCCTCCTCGGAAAACGACTAGCAGAAATTGCCCGCGAAAAAGGCGCCAAGAAAATACTCGTGTCCGGAGGCGCCGCAGTCAACACCCCAATAGTTAAGGGCATAAGAGCCATCTTTGGCAAGGAAAACACCATTCTCCCCAAAAAGCTGCCTCCCGGAGACAACTCCATATCCGCCGGACAAATCTACTACGCCTACCTTCAGGGCTACATCTAA
- a CDS encoding M28 family metallopeptidase, producing the protein MEKFDYTYAYNIALALSRQPRFTGTEGERQARELIVRELESLGYNPSLEKFSVKTYDVVESELEIVKPHNKKIECSVLGFSGETPIEGVEGDILYIENADNILLPEATGWIGLASQRPSREYWKKLIGKASGLVIVEGSPYRELSRVAIPYEWREKMGSLPSVYVRYRDAYELLSAERARLKVVQTYRDTETYNIFATIEGSKYPDEVIYVTAHYDSVQGVPGATDNAGGTAMVLALAKALSASRPKRTVRFALFGAEELGLRGSLFHVNSLSDDEKKKIKTVVNLDVHGGIFGSSAAIISGAKSLRYFVEALAKRVGVNLSISEDVMSSDGSSFVKHGIPAVNLYRASGSGADIHTVKDSSEHLHPIAFKTIGYFTLLLLEEILNAEEIPFEREIPEDIKKKVEEYFSRRQPI; encoded by the coding sequence ATGGAAAAATTCGACTATACATATGCATATAACATAGCGCTGGCCCTTTCTAGACAGCCCAGGTTTACGGGTACAGAGGGCGAGAGGCAGGCTAGGGAGCTCATAGTGAGGGAACTGGAAAGCCTCGGCTATAACCCGTCCCTCGAGAAATTTTCTGTCAAGACATACGACGTTGTAGAGTCGGAGCTAGAGATAGTCAAGCCCCATAACAAGAAGATAGAGTGCAGCGTGTTAGGCTTCAGCGGTGAAACGCCCATAGAGGGAGTAGAGGGAGACATATTATACATCGAGAACGCGGACAACATTCTTCTCCCAGAAGCTACAGGCTGGATTGGCCTCGCGTCGCAGAGGCCCTCCAGGGAGTACTGGAAAAAGCTAATAGGAAAAGCAAGTGGGCTGGTCATCGTTGAGGGTTCTCCCTACAGGGAGCTCAGCCGGGTAGCGATACCATACGAGTGGAGGGAAAAAATGGGCTCTCTCCCCAGCGTCTATGTCAGGTATAGAGACGCATATGAACTGCTCTCGGCCGAGAGGGCAAGACTAAAAGTTGTACAGACCTATAGGGACACTGAGACATACAATATTTTTGCCACAATAGAGGGATCCAAGTACCCAGACGAGGTCATATATGTTACGGCCCACTACGACAGTGTACAGGGGGTCCCCGGCGCCACCGACAACGCTGGCGGAACCGCCATGGTCTTGGCCCTTGCAAAGGCTCTCTCTGCCTCCAGGCCCAAGAGAACCGTCCGGTTTGCACTCTTCGGCGCAGAAGAGCTTGGACTACGCGGCTCACTCTTCCACGTAAACTCGCTTAGCGACGACGAGAAGAAAAAGATAAAGACAGTAGTCAACCTCGACGTGCACGGAGGAATCTTTGGCTCGTCAGCCGCAATCATAAGTGGCGCAAAGAGCCTCAGGTACTTTGTAGAGGCGCTGGCCAAACGTGTAGGCGTGAATCTGAGCATATCGGAAGACGTGATGAGTAGCGACGGTTCGTCCTTCGTTAAACACGGTATACCAGCTGTAAACCTCTATAGGGCTAGTGGTTCGGGCGCGGACATACACACGGTGAAAGACAGCTCGGAGCACCTACACCCAATCGCCTTTAAGACGATCGGGTACTTTACGTTGCTCCTCCTCGAGGAAATCCTCAACGCCGAGGAGATACCCTTCGAAAGAGAGATCCCAGAAGACATAAAGAAGAAAGTAGAGGAGTACTTTTCAAGAAGACAGCCCATCTAG
- the thiI gene encoding tRNA uracil 4-sulfurtransferase ThiI: MENKLRDVLIVRLGEVTIKGKKSRDRFEKKLIENIKEALRLSGLQGEVKREYGRIYVYSTQEAIKVLRRVFGITSISSAVEFEFETLGEIVEVAYQLFCDKVKGKTFAVKARRTGTHSFTSMDIAREVGGRLYPCSRGVDLENPEFTVYIEVRGNKAYLFQDVVKAYGGLPVGVEGRVVALVSGGFDSIVAAWYMLKRGAEVHFVFCNMAGELTERLVASVVKMLVDNWGYGYSPKLYVADFRPLVKELRKKVDPGLLGVVLKRYMYRTAEHVARKINALGIVTGESLGQVSSQTLENLYSSSTAVSLPVYRPLIGMDKEEIIARAREIGTYEASARVKEVCGVYSVHPRTRSRLEEVLREEDKIDKTVFEGVVSSLREIELRTLGIQAESLDEVEISTIDPDSIVIDLRPPEKYRESHVPGSINIDFAELPVALDKLDPNKKYIFICDEGGLSREAAYTLRKLGYKAWSFKGGYRALSRKLDGLSS, from the coding sequence ATGGAGAACAAACTGCGCGACGTGCTGATAGTCAGGCTTGGAGAGGTAACTATAAAGGGGAAAAAGTCTAGGGACAGGTTCGAGAAGAAGCTTATCGAAAACATCAAGGAGGCCTTGAGGCTTAGCGGCCTGCAGGGCGAGGTCAAGAGAGAGTATGGACGAATATACGTATATTCTACCCAGGAGGCGATAAAGGTGCTACGCAGGGTCTTCGGGATCACGTCTATTTCAAGCGCCGTGGAGTTCGAGTTCGAAACCCTAGGAGAAATAGTTGAAGTAGCTTATCAACTGTTCTGTGACAAGGTGAAGGGAAAGACTTTTGCTGTTAAGGCGAGGAGAACGGGGACGCATAGCTTTACCTCTATGGACATAGCCAGGGAGGTTGGTGGACGGCTCTACCCATGCTCGAGGGGCGTAGACCTAGAGAATCCAGAGTTCACCGTGTATATCGAGGTCAGGGGGAACAAGGCTTATCTCTTCCAAGACGTGGTGAAGGCTTACGGAGGGCTCCCAGTGGGCGTGGAGGGGAGAGTTGTTGCCCTAGTCTCGGGGGGCTTCGACTCCATAGTCGCGGCATGGTACATGCTTAAAAGGGGGGCCGAGGTCCACTTTGTATTCTGTAACATGGCTGGCGAGCTAACAGAGAGACTAGTAGCATCGGTTGTAAAAATGCTTGTAGATAACTGGGGCTACGGCTACTCTCCCAAGCTGTATGTCGCGGACTTTAGGCCACTGGTAAAGGAACTTAGGAAAAAAGTGGATCCAGGCCTCTTGGGCGTCGTCCTGAAAAGGTACATGTATAGGACGGCTGAGCACGTAGCCCGGAAGATAAACGCCCTGGGCATAGTCACCGGCGAGAGCCTTGGGCAAGTCTCGTCCCAAACCCTGGAAAACCTCTACTCGTCCTCGACGGCCGTATCGTTGCCAGTGTATAGACCGCTCATAGGGATGGACAAGGAGGAAATAATCGCTAGGGCGAGAGAAATAGGCACATACGAGGCCAGCGCACGCGTCAAAGAGGTTTGCGGAGTATATTCGGTGCATCCGCGCACGAGAAGCAGGCTTGAGGAGGTTCTAAGAGAAGAAGATAAAATCGATAAGACAGTTTTCGAGGGTGTTGTTTCGAGTCTAAGGGAGATAGAACTCAGAACCCTGGGAATCCAGGCGGAGTCACTGGATGAGGTGGAGATAAGCACCATCGACCCAGACAGCATAGTTATTGATCTGCGTCCCCCAGAGAAGTACCGAGAAAGCCACGTGCCCGGAAGCATAAACATTGACTTCGCAGAGCTCCCAGTAGCCTTGGATAAGCTGGATCCAAACAAGAAATACATCTTTATATGCGACGAGGGCGGGCTCAGCCGTGAAGCGGCCTACACGTTGAGGAAGCTCGGCTACAAAGCCTGGAGCTTTAAAGGGGGCTACAGGGCGCTCTCCAGGAAGCTAGATGGGCTGTCTTCTTGA
- a CDS encoding 50S ribosomal protein L35ae: MEGYIVSFRRGQKRYYPRQVLVELKGVTYKDAHKVIGRKVVWIHPVTGEKFVGRIVKMHGRKGRAIAYFERHLPGQAVGGKVLVS, from the coding sequence TTGGAAGGGTACATTGTCTCTTTCAGGCGCGGACAGAAAAGGTACTATCCTAGGCAGGTATTAGTCGAGCTGAAGGGTGTAACATATAAGGACGCCCACAAAGTTATAGGGAGGAAGGTTGTCTGGATACATCCTGTCACTGGCGAGAAGTTTGTCGGCAGGATTGTGAAGATGCACGGGAGGAAGGGCAGGGCCATAGCCTATTTTGAGCGTCATCTGCCTGGGCAAGCTGTAGGAGGAAAAGTTCTTGTTTCCTAG
- a CDS encoding ASCH domain-containing protein, with translation MREKHLLFSRNYLDKLVSGEKRATIRVRCPNLKPGDKALVHCGGRVIGEVEIVAVYKKKLRDITVDEALLDGFTSLQELRIQLKKHYPRVNEDTRLCIIVFKWIHVYKDAVRDADISWPYGVSFQEVAVKALQSLELDDYEKNVLELVAKTGSIRRAAYALGGLDQRFIVRDVLRRAARLLEEKGLLQKINANNEGKS, from the coding sequence ATGCGTGAAAAACATCTCCTCTTTTCCAGGAACTACCTAGACAAGCTTGTTTCAGGCGAGAAGCGGGCAACTATACGTGTACGCTGTCCCAACCTGAAGCCAGGCGACAAGGCACTTGTGCACTGCGGCGGGAGGGTTATAGGGGAAGTCGAGATAGTGGCCGTCTACAAGAAAAAGTTGCGCGACATCACTGTCGACGAGGCGTTGCTTGACGGCTTCACGAGTCTGCAGGAGCTACGCATACAGCTCAAGAAGCATTATCCAAGGGTAAACGAGGACACGCGCCTATGCATCATCGTTTTTAAATGGATCCATGTCTACAAGGACGCAGTCCGAGACGCGGACATTTCTTGGCCGTACGGCGTGTCTTTCCAAGAAGTTGCAGTAAAGGCCCTGCAGTCCCTGGAGCTCGACGACTACGAGAAAAACGTCCTAGAACTCGTCGCGAAGACGGGCTCTATACGTCGGGCCGCGTATGCTCTGGGAGGGCTTGACCAGCGCTTCATAGTCAGGGACGTGTTGAGGCGGGCCGCGCGCTTGCTAGAGGAGAAGGGGTTGCTCCAGAAGATTAACGCTAACAACGAGGGCAAAAGTTAA